In the genome of Pirellulales bacterium, the window CGTGGCGCACGTCGGCGCGCCCCGGATCGAACATTTGGATTATGCCGCGGCGCTCGTGGCCTCGTTGCCGGCGGAGCTGGTCGACAACGTGCGCGACCCGCTGGGCGCGGTGGCCACGGTGTATGCGCTTTTGCTCGACGATCGTCGCGCCGAGATTCGTGAGAAGCAGCTTGCTTATCTGGCGACGCAAGCCGATCCGCGCGCCAACCAGGAGACGCTGCGCATCGCGCCCGCGGTCGGGCTCGTTAAGCCCGAGGCCAAGTTACCGCTGGTGAGCATGGTGCTGCCGGCCCTGAAACGGCTGTCGCCCGCCCAATTGACGGCCTTCCGCAACGACGTCGTGTTTCTCACGCGCGCGGATAACACGATCAACTTGTTCGAGTACGCGGTGCATCGCCTGGTGCTGAAACGGCTGCTGCCACGGTTGGAAGAGGCGCCGCAAGCGCGGCAAAAGTACACGTCGCTCGCCCAAGTGCTGCCGGCGTGTCGGGCCCTGCTTTCCACGCTCTCGTATGCGGGCACGCGCGATGACGCGCTAGCCGCGCGATCGTTCGCCGCTGGCGCCGAGAAGCTGGGCGCCACGCCCGTGCCGCTTGAGCTTTTGCCGCGCGCCGAATGCGGGCTGGTCGCGTTCGATCGCGCGCTCGACACGCTGGCCGGCACGGCGCCAGCGCTCAAGAAATCGGTCCTCGAAGCGTGCGCGGCGTGCATCGGGGCCGATGCCCAGGTCTCGGTCGAGGAAGGGGAGCTATTGCGCGTGATTTCGGACGCGTTTGCCTGCCCGATGCCGCCGCTGGTGAAGCTCGCCGGCGATTGACGGCCTTTCCTGTCACACCTTCGAACGCGGAGTTCGGGTGCCATGGCCACGCTGAGCACGCCGAAGGTGTGCGACAGGTTAGCCCAGGGCAACGCCCTGGGGACCAGATCGGCACAAATCAATAAAGCCCTGAAGGGGCGCCACAATCGTGCGCTGCTACGCGCTAGCTGTGCCGCCCTTACAGGGCTTGAGAACGACGATGTTCATACGGGACAAACCCAGGGCGTTGCCCTGGGCTGGCTTGTGCGACGCCTTTGGCGTCAAAGAGGAGCCGATTTCCGAAACGCCTCACGCAAGTGAGCATGGCACCCCGTTTCACTGGATAGACCACGCGGTGCGCACGAATCGACGTGTTGCTGTCGAGCGCCGCACCACGGATAATCGCGAGCCGACAACGCGCGCGGATTACGCACGAGGAGATCGAACACGATGAAAAACTTCGGCCAATATCAGGACGAGATTTACGCCGCTGGGTTGCGCGGCATTATTCCCAAGCTGCCTATCGATATTCGTGAGCTGGAACAAAAGGCCATCGAAGCCTGGCCGGACCAGATCGTTTCGTACGTGCAAGGCGGCTGCGGTGACGAGCGGACGCAGGACCTGAACGTGACGGCGTTCCAGAAATGGGGCTTCGTACCGCGGATGATGGTCGATGGCTCGAAGCGCGACCTTTCGATCGAGCTCTTTGGTATGAAGCTGCCATCGCCGATCTTCATGGCGCCGATCGGCGTGCTGGGCATTTGCTCGCAGGATGGGCATGGAGACCTGGCCACCGCGAAGGCCGCGGCCAAGACCGGCGTGCCCATGGTGGCTTCGACCTTGACGGTCGATCCGCTGGAAGCGGTGGCCAAGGAATTCGGCGGCACGCCGGGATTCTTCCAGCTCTACACGCCGTCGGATCGCGAGGTGGCGGAAAGCCTCGTCCGCCGGGCCGAGGCGGCGGGCTTCCGAGGGATCGTCGTCACGCTCGATACGTGGCTGCCCGGTTGGCGGCCGCGCGATTTGACGCGCTCCAGTTTCCCGCAGTTGCGCGGTCATTGCCTGGCGAACTATTTCACAGACCCGGTCTTCCGCTCGCGATTAACGAAGCCGATCGAAGAAGACCCTGTCGCGGCGATCATGCTGTGGACGCAGATCTTCGGCGCGGTGCTGACGTGGAAGGATTTGCCCTGGCTGCGGTCGCTGACGAAACTGCCACTGCTGTTGAAAGGAATCTGCCATCCCGAGGATGTCCGCCGGGCGATCGACGGCGGTGTCGATGGGATTTATTGCTCGACGCACGGAGGCCGGCAGGCCAACGGCGGCGTCGGTTGCCTGGACATGCTGCCGGCCGTGGTCGAGGCGGCCGGGAAAACCCCGGTGCTGTTCGACTCAGGGGTGCGGACCGGGCCGGACATTGCCAAGGCATTGGCGCTGGGGGCCACGGCCGTCGGCATCGGGCGCCCCTATGCCTGGGGACTGGCCCTGGGGGGCACCGAGGGCATCGTTCACGTGTTGCGATGCCTTCTGGCCGAGACGGATCTGCTGATGGCGATCGACGGATATCCGACGATTGCCGACCTGCGCGGGGCCGGGCTCATGAAGAGCTGAGCGGCTCAGGCGCCTGCCTTTTGGCCCCCCTTTTGGCACTCCTTTGGTCGTCTGAACATGGTGGAAATGGGAAATCGTGGGGTTATGATGGAGCCACTCCGTGGGGGAGTAGCTTAATTCGGGAAAGCGCTGGCGCTCGTTCGGGGCACCACAGATGCAGGTTCGAGCCCTGCCTCCTCCGCTTTGCGCTTGGCTCGCGCGTTCGTGTTCGACTGAATGGCGTTAGAGCCACTTTCCATCGCCCTCATCCGCGTCCGCATACCGATGAGGGGGCTGTAAAATCCGTTCGGCGGTTCCTCGCTGAATCTGGGATAACGCCATGACAATTAAAGAAGAATGCATTTACGAGTGCGGCCCGTACCACGGCTTCCACGGCCGCGCCGAGTATGACCGCGAAGCCGATATTTTCCACGGCGAAGTGCTCGGCATTCGCGACGTGGTTACGTTTCAGGCGCAGACGGTGCGGGAGCTCCATAAAGCGTTCTGCGATTCGGTTGATGATTATGTCGCCATGTGCGAAGACGAAGGGCAAACGCCCGAGAAGCCCTACTCAGGCAAGTTCCTGACGCGCGTTCCACCGGAGGTGCACAGAGATTTGGCGAGGATGGCGGCACGCGAAGGCACAAGTCTGAACCAACTCGTCGCGGACCACTTGTCGCAGGTTGTGGACCTATCGCGCGTAGCTCCCGCGGGACGCAAACGGCCTGCAAAAACCGGTATTCGGGGGCAGGCGCCGCGGAGCAAAGGGCGCCCTGCGCGGAAGCGATAGCGTTCCCCAGGGGACGTGATCTCGTGAGCGGCCGCCTTGCGGTTGAGCTTTTTCCTCATTTCCCTATACTGGCCGGTTTGATTCTGGGCCCGATTTCGGCCCTGGCAGGGGCCGCGCAGCCACCGGGCTGCGATTTCAAGATTCCCCTTCATGCTCTGGCGTAACCCGAAGAATCGTCGGGCGCCAGCGGCAGCTCGCGGGGAATCGTATTTTTGGGTAGCTCCCGAGAGGATGGATATTCGATGGCTGATCTGATTGGCGTGCACGGTGGTTTGAAGGAGCCGGTCAATCGCACGGTGCCGGCCGGCGAAGTGGATTCGTTCAAGGCGCACGCCGCGAACCTGACGAAGGTGCCGGTCTCGGACGCCGACCTTTCGACGGTCTATCGTTTTGGCGATGGGGCCCTGAGCCCGCTTGTCGGCCCGATGGACTCGGCCACTTATAACCAGGTGCTCGAGAAGGGCTACATCATCCACGAGGGAGAGAAGTACGCCTGGACGATTCCGCTGTCGTTTCCCGTGACCAAGGACCTGGCCGCCAAGCTATCGACCGGTCAGCAGGTGGCGCTCGTGAACTCGGCCGGCCAGGTCGTGGCCACGCTCGACATCAGCGACGTCTTCGAATGGGACAAGGCGAAATACATCAAGAGCGTGTACCTCACCGAGCGCACCGATCACCCGGGCGCCGACATGGTGCTGAAAGGTGACGCCGACAAGACGCACTTGATTGGCGGCACGATTCGCGTGTTGCCGCAGCCGAAGAATGCGAAGTTCGGCAAGTACGTCCTCAGCCCGCGCGAAGTGCGCGACTTGTTGGCCAAGAAGGGGTGGAACCGGGTCGTGGCGTTTCAGACGCGCAACCCGCTGCACCGGGCCCACGAATACGCGCTTGTGTACGGTCTGGAGACCTTGCTGCGGGCCGGCCACAACGCGGGGGCTTGCTTGAACCCGCTGATCGGCGAGACCAAGGGAGACGACGTGCCGGCCGACGTGCGCATGCTCACTTACGAAGCCCTGATCGACAAGCGCGGTCTGGGCGAAGGGGACAGCGACAAGTCGCTGTGGGGGCCGCGTAACGAGAGCGTGCCCGACCGCGTCATCCTGCTGGGCCTGGACATCAAGATGTTCTATGGCGGGCCGAAGGAAGCGGTGATGCACTCGATCTACCGGCAGAACTACGGCTTCACCGATATCGTGATCGGCCGTAAGCATGCCGACGCTCCGTACGCCGACGGCACGGCGATCTGGGGCGATTTCGACGCGCAGGAAATCTTCAACAAGCTCGGCGGCGATCTGCGCATCAAGCCGGTCTGCGTCGGCTTCGCGGCCTACTACGACTCGGTGGGCCGCGTCGACTTGATGGAAAAGCACCCGGACGAAAAGCCGGTGTTCATCTCGGGCAAGGACGTGCGCAAGACCCTCTTGGAAGGCAAGACGGTCGACCCGCGGATCATGCGCGAGAGCACGTCGAAGATTCTGGCCGCGGCGATGTCGGCCGTGAAATAGCCGACTGGTTCGGCAGCGTGAGATTTGCCACCGAGCACACCGAGGACACAGAGCTGAGAAAATGTGGGGGGTGAAGGATTGCCTTCCGTCCCTCTCGGTTGCCCTCGGTGTGCTTGGTGGCTCTGTTTCTGCCTTGGTAGCCTTCGCGCCGGGGGATCGGGGGCTAGCACGCGCTGCGCGCTGGCTTGTCCGCGGGCTCGGCTCTATGATCGAGGGATGGACCCGGCGTGCTCGGTTGTGCGCCGGTCGCGGTCTCGTTCGTCGGCGGGAGCAAGGGCCATGGAGAAGCTCAGGCGGCAGGTGCGCATCGCGCGGCGCCGGTTGGCTTTGCAGCGGTTGCTGCGCGTCTTGCCGTGGTGCTTGTTCGCCACGCTGGTGGTGGCTGCCCTTCTGGTGGCGATCGATAAGTACTATCCGCTCGGCCTCGTGCCTTGGGCCTGGCCGGCCTTGGCGGTAGCAGCGGGCGTCGCCGGCGCGGCGCTTTTGACCTGGCTGCACGGTCAATCCGAGCTGGATGCGGCCATCGAGATCGATCGGCGTTTCGGGCTCGCCGAGCGTGTCTCGAGCGCGTATGCGCTGCGCGAGGCGGATCGCGACACGGCGATGGGCGAGGCTCTGGTGGCGGACGCTCTGCGGGCGATCGCGCGTGTGGACGTGGCGCCGGCATTTCGCTTGTCGCTGTCTCGGGCGGCGCTCTTGCCGCTGTTGCCCGCGGCGGCCGTGTTTCTGCTGTCGGTGTTCCTCAATCCCACCGGCGAAACGGCCACGGCAACCACCACGCTTTCGGAACAGAAGCTGGAAGTGAAAAAGGCGGCCGAAGTCGCCCACAAGAAAATCGCCGAGCGGCTGAAAGAGGCGCGGGAACAGGATCTGAAAGAGGTCGAAGCCCTCACCAAGCTGGAAGCCGGCCTGAAAGAGCTGGCCAAGGGGGACGAGGATCGGCGGCAGGCGATGGTCAAGCTGAACGATCTGAACAAAGAGCTGG includes:
- a CDS encoding alpha-hydroxy-acid oxidizing protein, whose protein sequence is MKNFGQYQDEIYAAGLRGIIPKLPIDIRELEQKAIEAWPDQIVSYVQGGCGDERTQDLNVTAFQKWGFVPRMMVDGSKRDLSIELFGMKLPSPIFMAPIGVLGICSQDGHGDLATAKAAAKTGVPMVASTLTVDPLEAVAKEFGGTPGFFQLYTPSDREVAESLVRRAEAAGFRGIVVTLDTWLPGWRPRDLTRSSFPQLRGHCLANYFTDPVFRSRLTKPIEEDPVAAIMLWTQIFGAVLTWKDLPWLRSLTKLPLLLKGICHPEDVRRAIDGGVDGIYCSTHGGRQANGGVGCLDMLPAVVEAAGKTPVLFDSGVRTGPDIAKALALGATAVGIGRPYAWGLALGGTEGIVHVLRCLLAETDLLMAIDGYPTIADLRGAGLMKS
- a CDS encoding type II toxin-antitoxin system HicB family antitoxin, with translation MTIKEECIYECGPYHGFHGRAEYDREADIFHGEVLGIRDVVTFQAQTVRELHKAFCDSVDDYVAMCEDEGQTPEKPYSGKFLTRVPPEVHRDLARMAAREGTSLNQLVADHLSQVVDLSRVAPAGRKRPAKTGIRGQAPRSKGRPARKR